A genome region from Amblyraja radiata isolate CabotCenter1 chromosome 32, sAmbRad1.1.pri, whole genome shotgun sequence includes the following:
- the cacfd1 gene encoding calcium channel flower homolog, translated as MPSSEDASAEPGAEDAAVAGSAQGGGDGMTWWYRWLCRFAAVIGGVSCAIAGVWNCVTIDPLNIAAGVWMVLSAFVLFLCEAPFCCQFIEFANAVSARADKFRYWQKAMFYCGIAIFPVFLRFSFTTLFGNAIAFASGVLYGLASLGKKGDAVSYARLKDKKLADEEKLTGSITNETAMQ; from the exons ATGCCGAGCTCGGAGGATGCCAGCGCCGAGCCCGGGGCCGAGGATGCGGCCGTGGCCGGTTCGGCGCAGGGCGGCGGCGACGGGATGACCTGGTGGTATCGCTGGCTGTGCCGGTTCGCGGCTGTGATCGGCGGGGTGT CTTGTGCAATTGCTGGTGTGTGGAACTGTGTTACAATCGATCCCCTCAACATTGCAGCCGGGGTCTGGATGGT GCTGAGTGCGTTTGTCCTTTTCCTCTGTGAAGCTCCATTCTGTTGCCAGTTCATAGAGTTTGCGAATGCAGTGTCTGCACGAGCTGATAAGTTCCGCTACTGGCAGAAAGCAATGTTCTATTGCGG GATAGCAATATTCCCAGTTTTCCTGCGATTTTCATTCACTACGCTCTTTGGGAATGCAATTGCTTTTGCTTCGGGTGTGCTCTATGGACTTGCATCACTTGGCAAAAA GGGTGATGCTGTTTCGTACGCCAGGCTCAAAGACAAGAAACTGGCCGATGAAGAAAAGTTGACGGGATCGATCACCAATGAGACGGCAATGCAGTGA